CTCTCAAAGCCATTCAAGCGTCAAGGAGGTAAGTCAATGAATAAAAAATACAGTGCCTATATATGCACAGGATGTGGCATCGGTGATGCCTTGGATATTGAGGCCCTTTCCGGAGTTGTCAGCGGTGAAATGAGCATGGGCTGTAAGACCCATGCGGCATTATGCAGCGCCGACGGACGTGCTTTAATCGAAAATGACATTAACAGCGACGGTGTCAATACCGTGGTTATCGGTGCCTGCTCGCCCAGAGTTATGCAGGATGAATTCAATTTCGGCGGTGACAAGATCACGGTTCGCGCCAATCTTCGTGAGCAGGCAGTTTGGTGCCAGGGTGAAGAACCCAATGCGGAATACACTCAGGAATTAGCTTCCGACTATATGCGCATGGGTTGCACGCAGGCTAAAAAAACCGAATTGCCCGAACCCTATAAGCTTGAAACGATCAACAAAAGAATCCTCGTCATGGGTGGTGGTGTTGCAGGGCTTACCGCAGCAAAAGAAGCCGCTGCTGCCGGATACGAGGTAATGCTTGTTGAGAAGGCAGCTTCTCTTGGCGGAAAGGCCGCCAATTGGCGCATGCAGTTTCCTTCAAAAGCTCCATGGACCAACCTTGAAAATCCTTCGATCCAGGATCTGATTAGCGCGGTTGAGGCTGATTCCAAAATAGCCGTAAAAACAGCAAATGAAGTGGCCCGTATTGCCGGAGCCCCAGGAAACTATTCAGTAACCCTTAAAGCTGCTGGGACGAAAAGTGAATGGGATGCACCGGCTAAAGTGACTGCCGATGAACAGGATAAAATCGACAAGGGTGAAATGGAAAACCCCAACACCGGTTTGAAAAATTATATGGAGGCCAATCCTGCTGCAGAAAAGTACGGCGCTGTTGTTTTGGCAACCGGATGGAATCCAGCCGATGTCTCGGAGTTTGAGCATCTTGGATATGGTAAAATTGACAAGGTCGTAACCAATGCGCAGTTCGAAAAAATGGCAAAAGATGGTAAGGTTCCGGCTCGCGTTGCTTTTATTCAGAGCCCCGGCGGTGAAGAGCACGATAAGGATTTTCCATTTTGTAACTCCGTAACCAGCATGGTTGCTTTAAAACAGGCACAATATGTCTGCGCCGATAATCCTGATGGCAAGGCTTATATCCTATACCAGCACATGAGAACTCCCGGTCATATGGAGCTGTTTTATAAATCTGCGCAGAATGCAGATGGGATTTTCCTCACCAAGGCGTCAGTTACAGGGGTTGAGGATAATGGCGATGGAACGTTATTGGTTTCCGCTAAGAATACCCTGTTGAATCAAGATATCAATATTCAGGTTGACATGGTTGTTCTTGCAGCAGGTATGGTGCCCACCACCCATGATGCTCCTACCATCAATCTTTCTTACCGGCAAGGTCCGGCCTTTCTTGATCTTGAATTGTTTGACGGATATGCAGATTCGAATTTCGTCTGCTTCCCCTATGAATCAAGAAGAACCGGTGTCTATCCCTGTGGTGGTGTCCGCAAGGCAGCAACCATGGAAGAGACCATTGACGATGCAACCGGTGCGGCATTAAAAGCCATCCAGTGTATTGAATCAGCCGATCGCGGTGTTGCTGTTCACCCTCGATCCGGTGATGGCTCATTTCCTGAATTCTTTTTTCAGCGGTGCACTCAGTGTAAGCGTTGTACTGAAGAGTGTCCTTTCGGCGCTCTGGACGATGATGAAAAAGGTACACCGCAACCGAATCCCACCAGATGCCGTCGATGCGGAACATGCATGGGCGCTTGTCCTGAAAGAATCATCGGCTTTAAGAATTACAATGTCGATATGATCGGCTCCATGATTAAATCAGTTGAGGTTCCGGACGATGATGAGGATAAGCTGCGTTTCCTTGT
This genomic stretch from Pseudomonadota bacterium harbors:
- a CDS encoding hydrogenase iron-sulfur subunit, encoding MNKKYSAYICTGCGIGDALDIEALSGVVSGEMSMGCKTHAALCSADGRALIENDINSDGVNTVVIGACSPRVMQDEFNFGGDKITVRANLREQAVWCQGEEPNAEYTQELASDYMRMGCTQAKKTELPEPYKLETINKRILVMGGGVAGLTAAKEAAAAGYEVMLVEKAASLGGKAANWRMQFPSKAPWTNLENPSIQDLISAVEADSKIAVKTANEVARIAGAPGNYSVTLKAAGTKSEWDAPAKVTADEQDKIDKGEMENPNTGLKNYMEANPAAEKYGAVVLATGWNPADVSEFEHLGYGKIDKVVTNAQFEKMAKDGKVPARVAFIQSPGGEEHDKDFPFCNSVTSMVALKQAQYVCADNPDGKAYILYQHMRTPGHMELFYKSAQNADGIFLTKASVTGVEDNGDGTLLVSAKNTLLNQDINIQVDMVVLAAGMVPTTHDAPTINLSYRQGPAFLDLELFDGYADSNFVCFPYESRRTGVYPCGGVRKAATMEETIDDATGAALKAIQCIESADRGVAVHPRSGDGSFPEFFFQRCTQCKRCTEECPFGALDDDEKGTPQPNPTRCRRCGTCMGACPERIIGFKNYNVDMIGSMIKSVEVPDDDEDKLRFLVLVCENDAYPAIDMAGMRRLGINNLVRFIPVRCLGSVNMVWIKDALSSGMDGALLLGCKFGDDYQCHFVKGSEIANKRMDNIGETLKSLGLEPERVTARDVAINEYHRVPEIIKEFVDEIIALGPNPFKGF